In Vitis vinifera cultivar Pinot Noir 40024 chromosome 11, ASM3070453v1, a genomic segment contains:
- the LOC100260369 gene encoding protein SUPPRESSOR OF MAX2 1, which yields MRAGLSTIQQTLTPEAASVLNHSIAEAGRRNHGQTTPLHVAATLLGSPSGFLRQACIRSHPNSSHPLQCRALELCFSVALERLPTAQNISPGLEPPISNALMAALKRAQAHQRRGCPEQQQQPLLAVKVELQQLIISILDDPSVSRVMREASFSSPAVKATIEQSMNSPPTPNVSPSPIGLGGFRGPGAPTSTPTPTPTRNLYLNPRLQQQGNAATAAAANQSGHQRAEEVKRVVDILLRTKKRNPVLVGESEPEAVMKELLRRIEKRDFGDGPLKNVEVISLHRELSLNNSDRTQIPTKLKELGRLVEARIGGGSIILDLGDLKWLVEQPVNLGVAGSGTVGQQVVSEAGRAAVAEMGKLLATFGEGSNGRLWLIGTATCETYLRCQVYHPSMENDWDLQAVPIAARTPVPGLFSRFGTNGILSSSVESLTPMKNFPTAITALPRRVSENMDPAQKMSCCPQCMENYEQELGKLEGQEFEKSSSEVKSEVSRSSLPQWLKNAKALDGDVKTTDQSQTKDQELIWKQKPQDLLKKWNDTCLHLHPNFHQPNLNSERITPTALSMTGLYNATLLGRQAFQPKLQPTRNLGETLQLNSNLVANQPCEQAVTPPGSPVRTDLVLGRTKINETTTEKIHKEHVKDFFQCISSESLNKFHELQNDKLSPLDADSVKKLLKGLAEKVSWQQDAARTVATTVTQCKMGNGKRRSAGSKGDIWLLFTGPDRIGKKKMAAALSELVCGVNPIMICLGSRRDDGELDMNFRGKTAVDRIAEAVRRNHFSVIMLEDIDEADMLVQGSIKRAMERGRLVDSHGREVSLGNVIFILTANWLVDNRKSLSNSTLLNEEKLASIAGGGWQLKLSASEKSAKRRANWLHDEDRSTKPRKENGSALSFDLNQAADTEDDRADGSRNSSDLTIDHEDEQGPENRCLPPTSASRELLNSVDNVITFKPVDFNPIRHQVRSCIARKFSSVMGDKLSIQVEDEALEKILGGVWLGRSGLEEWAEKVLVPGFHQLKASMSSTDAACDESTMLVRLEFFDSDSDSRGYGDWLPSKITVVVGGS from the exons ATGAGAGCAGGTCTCAGCACGATCCAACAGACCCTGACGCCGGAGGCGGCTAGCGTGTTGAACCACTCGATTGCGGAGGCGGGTCGTCGGAATCACGGGCAAACTACGCCGCTTCACGTGGCAGCAACCCTTCTGGGCTCCCCCTCCGGCTTTCTCCGCCAGGCTTGCATCCGATCACACCCCAATTCTTCCCACCCACTCCAGTGCAGAGCTCTTGAGCTCTGCTTCAGCGTCGCACTTGAGCGCCTCCCAACCGCCCAAAACATCTCCCCAGGCCTTGAACCCCCCATCTCCAATGCTCTCATGGCCGCCCTTAAGCGCGCCCAAGCGCACCAGCGCCGCGGCTGCCCTGAGCAGCAGCAGCAACCTCTTCTCGCTGTCAAGGTCGAGCTTCAACAACTCATCATCTCCATACTCGATGACCCCAGCGTTAGCAGGGTCATGCGCGAGGCTAGCTTCTCCAGCCCTGCTGTCAAGGCCACCATTGAGCAGTCCATGAATTCCCCACCCACACCCAATGTTTCTCCTTCCCCAATTGGATTGGGTGGCTTCCGAGGACCCGGTGCCCCCACCTCCACCCCCACTCCCACCCCAACCCGCAATTTGTATTTGAATCCGCGGTTGCAGCAACAAGGCAACGCCGCCACCGCTGCGGCTGCCAACCAGTCCGGCCACCAGAGGGCCGAGGAAGTGAAGCGCGTTGTTGATATTTTGTTGAGAACTAAGAAAAGAAATCCGGTGCTGGTGGGCGAATCAGAGCCGGAGGCCGTGATGAAGGAGCTACTTAGGAGAATTGAGAAGAGGGATTTCGGAGATGGACCACTGAAGAATGTCGAGGTGATTTCTCTTCACAGGGAGCTCTCTCTTAATAATTCCGATAGAACTCAAATACCCACCAAGCTAAAGGAATTGGGTAGATTGGTGGAAGCCCGAATCGGAGGTGGAAGCATTATTCTTGATTTAGGGGACCTGAAATGGCTTGTCGAGCAGCCGGTGAATTTAGGAGTTGCCGGCTCTGGTACAGTTGGGCAGCAGGTTGTTTCAGAGGCAGGGCGCGCTGCTGTGGCAGAGATGGGGAAGTTACTGGCGACGTTCGGAGAGGGTAGCAATGGCCGGCTTTGGTTGATTGGGACTGCTACTTGTGAGACTTATTTGAGGTGCCAGGTCTATCACCCTTCCATGGAAAATGATTGGGATCTGCAGGCAGTGCCAATTGCTGCTAGAACCCCTGTTCCAGGGCTTTTTTCGAG ATTTGGGACAAATGGGATTCTTAGCAGCTCTGTTGAGTCTCTGACACCAATGAAGAACTTTCCAACTGCAATAACTGCTCTACCAAGGCGTGTCTCTGAGAACATGGATCCTGCTCAGAAAATGAGCTGCTGCCCACAGTGCATGGAGAATTATGAACAAGAGCTAGGAAAGCTTGAAGGCCAGGAGTTCGAGAAGTCATCATCTGAAGTGAAATCAGAAGTGTCTCGGTCATCACTCCCACAGTGGTTGAAGAATGCTAAAGCTCTGGACGGTGATGTTAAAACAACAGATCAGTCACAG ACCAAGGATCAAGAACTGATCTGGAAGCAGAAGCCTCAAGATTTACTAAAGAAATGGAATGACACATGCTTGCATCTACATCCTAATTTTCATCAGCCCAACCTCAACTCTGAGAGAATCACTCCAACAGCTCTCTCGATGACGGGCTTGTACAATGCGACTCTGCTTGGGCGGCAAGCCTTCCAGCCCAAGTTACAACCAACCAGAAACCTTGGAGAAACTCTGCAGTTGAACTCAAATCTTGTGGCCAACCAACCATGTGAACAGGCAGTTACACCACCTGGAAGCCCTGTACGGACTGACCTTGTTCTTGGGCGAACAAAGATCAATGAAACCACCACAGAGAAAATCCATAAAGAGCATGTCAAAGACTTTTTCCAGTGCATTTCTTCTGAATCACTGAACAAGTTCCATGAATTGCAAAATGACAAACTTAGCCCATTGGATGCCGACTCAGTCAAAAAGCTTCTCAAGGGTCTGGCAGAGAAGGTCTCATGGCAGCAGGATGCAGCACGTACTGTGGCTACAACTGTGACCCAATGCAAAATGGGCAATGGAAAACGGCGAAGTGCTGGGTCAAAGGGTGACATATGGCTATTGTTCACGGGTCCCGACAGGATTGGCAAGAAGAAGATGGCAGCTGCTCTTTCAGAGCTGGTATGTGGGGTCAATCCAATTATGATATGTCTTGGTTCAAGGCGTGATGATGGGGAATTGGATATGAATTTCCGTGGTAAAACAGCAGTGGATCGCATTGCAGAAGCAGTTAGGAGAAACCACTTCTCAGTAATTATGCTTGAGGACATTGATGAAGCAGATATGCTTGTTCAAGGGAGCATAAAACGGGCCATGGAGAGAGGGCGACTTGTTGATTCCCATGGCCGTGAGGTAAGTCTTGGGAATGTCATCTTCATCCTCACTGCAAATTGGTTGGTTGATAATCGCAAAAGCTTGTCCAACAGCACTTTGCTGAACGAGGAGAAGCTTGCTTCTATCGCAGGTGGTGGTTGGCAGTTAAAATTATCTGCTAGTGAGAAGTCGGCTAAGCGGCGAGCCAATTGGCTGCATGATGAAGACCGGTCCACCAAGCCTAGGAAGGAAAATGGTTCTGCTCTGTCATTTGACCTTAATCAGGCAGCTGACACTGAAGATGATAGGGCAGATGGATCTCGCAATTCAAGTGACCTCACCATTGATCACGAAGATGAGCAGGGCCCTGAAAACAGGTGTCTGCCTCCAACTTCAGCATCGAGGGAGTTGCTCAATTCAGTAGACAATGTCATTACCTTCAAGCCTGTAGACTTTAACCCAATTCGACACCAAGTCAGAAGCTGCATTGCCAGAAAATTTTCCTCCGTCATGGGTGACAAGCTTTCAATCCAAGTAGAAGATGAAGCGCTGGAGAAGATCCTAGGGGGAGTATGGTTAGGCAGAAGCGGGTTAGAAGAGTGGGCAGAGAAGGTTTTGGTGCCTGGGTTCCACCAGCTAAAGGCATCCATGTCCTCCACTGATGCCGCTTGTGATGAGTCTACGATGCTTGTTCGGCTTGAATTCTTCGACTCTGATTCAGATAGCCGGGGCTATGGAGATTGGCTGCCAAGTAAAATAACGGTGGTGGTTGGTGGGTCGTGA